TAGCACATTCATCACATTGGCACATTAACTCCCCAAAGATACAAAAAACAGAAAAAGATATATCCAATTTTAGAGTTCAAATTACTCCAGGTTCTATTCCGACAGATTTAGCTCTCTCCTTCTTATCGGAATATTTTGTCAGGATCAACGATAATGCGCCGTCGCTCGTGATATTATGGGTTGTACCAAAACTATCCAGCAAAGCAAAGATAGTAATCATCAGGGCAATTCCCTCTTCACCTATTCCCAGCACAGCCTGTATCAGCCCAAGTGAAGCAAAAAGTGTTCCTCCCGGGAGTCCCGGTGCAGCCACACCAAAAATGGCAAGAAGCGGAATAAAGAGAACCATTTTTTCGATGTCCGGCATCGTTCCGTTTAACAGATACGACACGGCCAATGCCAGAAATACGATATCTAAAACAGATCCGGGAAAATGAATATTACCCAGCAGCGGAATAGAAAAATCCCTTACTTCCGGCTTCAACACAGGGCTTTTCCGGGTCTCTTCGATAGCAACGCCCAAGCTTGCTGCCGACGATTGGGATCCTAACGCGGTCAATACTACCGGTCCGTAATATCTAAGCACCTGCCAGGGATTCTTGCCTGAGTATATCCCCGCCGAGACATACAGAAAGGTGAGCCATGCGGCATGGCAAAGAATTGTAATCAGAATGATCAGTAAAAAAACAGGTAATCTTGATACTAAATCTCCTTCATAGGCAAACACACTGAAATTTGCCGCGATAAAAAAGGGAAGAAGGGGGATCAGCACTCTTTTAACCATAACAAATACGATGTCCTGAAACTCGTATAATGCATTCTCTATTTTCCGGGATTTTGTCAAAAGTATCCCTATACCTACCAGAAAAGCCAGTACCAGTGCACTCAAAACCGGCATCAAAGGCGGAATATCCAACCGGAATATCATCTGTGGAAGCACTTTTGATACTTCATCATCCGGTGTAATGTCGATCAATGGTATGGTGTTGTAACCAACTAAGGCCGCCAACACAGAACTCCCGACACATGACAGGTACGCTAAAATAAGCGACAGCGTGAGGAGCTTTGAGGCATTACTTTTTAGACGGGTAATGGCAGGAGTTATGAATCCGAAAACAATCAGGGGGATCAGAAAAAAGATGATCTGTCCCAATATATGCTTTATCGGGAGGATGACGGCGATCACTCCTTCTGTGGCGAATCGGCCTATCACCAATCCGGCAATTACCGCCAGAAATAAACGGACACTTGTATTTGAAAAGATTTTTGTCATTACTGTTTTTAATTATAATTGATGAAATGAGAATAATAAAACTATCTTCACCGGATGATTTATTTTGCAGTTACTCCGTGTATGAATGCAAGTATTGCACTGCAAACTGTACCATTGCTCCCACGCCATATTGCAGCGCATCTTCATCCAGATCGAAACGGTCATTGTGATGTTCCGCTCCGCTGCCGAGTTCATCGTTTTTGATGCCGACAAAGAGAAAAACGGCAGGGGCAAGTTCGCTGTATCTCGCAAAAGTTTCAGCCGCATACCAGATATGCTGATCTCCGGAAATAACTTTATCGGAATATATATCCTTTATGGCATTGCGGGTAAATACCGTCAATACCGGATCATTGACTACCGGATTCAAAGCAACCCCCATCTTATCATGAAATGTAACCGTACAATTGTGTGCCCGTGCAATATCTCCAGCCACTTTCCGCAACAATTCAAATCCTTTTTCTCCTTCTTCTTTGTCAAAGAAACGTATTGTACCCCCAATATAGACCGAATTGGGAATTACATTGTAGGTTTCCCCACCCTGTATTTGTGTAACGCCCAATGTAAGGGTCTTGGTGATGTCACGCTGATTGTTCCAGGCTATTGAAACTCCGTTTAATATATTTGCAGCGGCAAAAATCGGATTGATCGACAAATCAGGGCGGGCAGCGTGTCCGCCTCTGCCAATTACGTCAAACGCAATGGTTCCTGTACCCGCCATAATCGGTCCTTCCTGAATGAAAAGTTCTCCCGTATTCAATTTGGAATTCAAATGATTACCATAAATCGCATCAATCTGCAAAGGTCGCAATGCCTCTATCATTGCATGAATACCGGAATTAGTCTCCTCCCCCTCTTCAAATATAAATACTATTTTACCTGTGAGCTGGTCTTTCAAATCGTTGAGGATTTTAATACTGCCAAGCAGGATAGCCATATGTCCATCGTGTCCGCAAGCATGAGAAACACCCTCATTTTTTGATATCCACTGTTTTCTCTGTTTTAAATTGAACGGATTTTCTTCGATAGGCAAGCCGTCGATATCTGTCCTTAATCCAATAGTTCTCCCGGGACGGCGGGTATCCAATACAGCATAAAACCCCGTCCCTTCTACTTTTGTTACGGTCAACCCCAGTTTCTCTACTTCTTCCTGAAGAAAACGACTGGTTTCGAATTCCTGGGCGGACAATTCCGGACGTTCATGCAAATAACCTCTTATCTGGCGCACATAACTGTCTATCTGACTTACTTTTTCCAGAACAGCTTCTTTTTTCACCGTCTCTTGTGCAGAGATGGAAAACCGGGAAGAAAAAATGAATGCCACTATTATTATCATTCTACAGAATGACCTTTTTCTTACTATTTGTTTCACAATACTTTTTTTTCGTCAATTATTTGGTGAATTTATTTTTTTACCCGGTAATCCAGGGCAGGAGCACGATCTCCAAGTAAAGAAACATAGGTAAAATCTTTTCCCCTTCGTTCTTCAAATTCCGCTTTGGCCGCTTCAATCAATTTTGGATTGGTATACAGGTCGATAGCCGTAAGAGAAAATACCTTCGCCGCGTTCAATAATGCTTTTGTACCGATGGTGGATCCACCTGAAGCCACATTTTGCCAGCTATGTCCTGCACTGCCGGGAATAAATACAGCTGTCCTGAAACTGATGGTAGGTACGACCCAACTGACATCGCCTACATCGCTGGAGCCGCCGCCCAAAGAGGGTTTTTCTTCTTCCAATGGTTTTATTTCCTCTACTTCTTTCAATGTGCTTATATCGCGGTTTAATCCTTTTACTATTGCTTCTGCAAATTCCCTCTCGCGTTCATTATACGCAATGCCTCCGACTAATTCGAGGTTTTTTTGTACTAATTCCGCGAGGCTCACATTATGCAGTCTTTCGTAAAAACCGGATATGATCTCGCTCGTCACGGTTGTCTGTGTCCCTTTTGCCGCTCCTTCCGCCGCCTGGCCGACCCATTCCGTAAGTTCCTTCAAAATTTCCCTTTTCGGACTGCGGATATAATAGGACACTTTTGCATAATGAGGCACTACATTGGGCGCTTCCCCTCCATATGTGATAACATAATGAATACGGGAAGTAATGGGGATATGTTCACGTAAAAGGTTGACCATATAATTCATTACTTCTACGCCATCCAGCGCTGAACGTCCCTTCTCAGGACTACCGGCTGCATGTGCCGCTACTCCATGGAAAGTATAATCTACCATTTGTATTGCCGTACCGCTTCCCACGCTTACCCCGTTGTTCGTACCCGGATGCCAGTCGAGTACCACATCTACACCATCAAAAAGGCCATCGCGAACCATATATACTTTTCCTCCACCGCCTTCTTCGGCAGGCGTACCGAAAACTTTAATCGTCCCGGCATGTCCATTACTTACGAGCCATTCTTTTACAGCAACAGCTCCTGCAACCGACCCAACGCCAAATACATTGTGTCCGCATCCATGCCCGTTGCCTCCTTCTACCAATGGTTTCAAATAAGGTACCGTATCCTGCGACAAACCGGGGAGTGCATCAAACTCAGCTAAGATTCCAATAACGGGGCTTCCCGTTCCGTAAGTAGCGACAAAAGCGGTAGGCATACCGGCGACTCCGGTTTCCACGTCAAACCCTTTTTCTTTCAGATGACCCTGTAAAAAACCGGAGCTTTTATATTCCAAAAAGCCTAATTCGGGATTAGCCCATATTGTTTTTTGTAACTTATCATACGTATTGAATGAATTGTTTAAATACTCTATTGAAACATTGTTCAACGGATTCTTTTCACGTTCTCCCTGTGCGTAAATATTCGAAAAAACAACAGAAACACACAAAATAAGGAATACTACTTTTTTCATATGATTATTTTATTTTTTTATTTCGGTATATGGAACCTTTGATATTTAAAATAATCATTCTCTTTGGGTGTTTAATGATTATTTTAAACATGTCGGTTTCATACAATTAAAATCTTTAGACACAAGAATCAAGAGTATACTAATGTGCTAATTTTATTAATATACCAAACAACGTTCAACAGAACGAAGTGTAATTAATGTGTCAATTAAATTACTAATTATTAATTTATCAATCGCACTAACTCATTACTCTCATTATTCTCAATTCTCATTAAAAAATCTTTTTTACTCCGGCCATGCGGCAATAAAAAGTCCCCAGTCAAAATCAGGATCATACCGGGTTTTCCAATTATCATAATAAAAACGACAAAACGAACGGATAACGTATCCGTCTTGGTTATGATCGGTTATATCGTATGGGTCGGCTAAAATAAGTATGTCATCTTCTTTCGTTTCCGTCCCCATCGTATCGTAACCGATTACTACCTGCCAATGCCCTTCCCATTCGTTGGTGCCGACAATGACAGGAATATTGCGTTTCAAATAATCAGGGAATAAATTTTTTGGAGTATCTTCCTTTTTCTTATAGTCGAATGTAGAAGCATATCTAAATCCTCCGACCGCGTCGAAAATGCTCAACAAATGCCTCAGATAAGTGGTATCCTGGGCAGTACCCCGTAATTCTTTCAGAATTTTCTCATTGTAATTCCCCTTTTTACCGAAATGTTCCAGTACCATCAGCACACATGCAGGACCACAGGTGACCTCTGTAGCCTGTTGGATCGTCTTAAAATTCTTCAACAGCACAAGGGTTCCCTCACTTTCCATATTGTAAAAATCATAGGACATGAAGTAAGGCGAATTTTTGATATCCAGCCTTCGTTCTGATTTTGCCGCCCCGTCCAACGGTAATACGGAGTCGTGTGAAATTTTATGTACATCCGTATAATCCGAAAGTATATATTCCTCGTTTTGAAATGATACAGTCTTTTCATTGACAGTTGATCCTGTACAACTGCCTACGGCAAAAACAATACATAAAGCAGTAATAATTATATTGATCTGCATATCATTTCTTTTCATCCTTTTTTTATCTAAAGTTCAGGAAGCTATCCGGCAACGATACGGATATTTATTGTTTCAGATATCTATCGAACCATCCGGTAATTTCTTCCAGCCTTTTTATTCTGCCTGACGGTTTGCCCGAACGGGATAGTCCATGGCTTTCGTCCTTGAATATTACCAACCGTGTAGGAACTTCAAAATATTGAAGGGCGTAATATATCTGTACTGCTTCCACCAACCAGCACCGGTAATCTTCTTCGCTATGGAGGAAAAGAGCAGGTGTTTTAATCCGGTCGGCATATTTCAAGGGAGACCTGTACCACAACAATTGTCCGTTTTTCCATATATCCGTTCCCCAATAATTGTACAGATAAGTATGGCCGATATCGCTTGTATTACTATGGGTTAACCAGGAAGATATCCCTCTCAAAGAAGCTGCCGCCTTAAAGCGGTCGGTTTGTCCGATAATCCAGTTGGTCAGCAATCCCCCATAGGAACCGCCCGTTATGCCCAGACGTTCCACGTCGATATAATCGAACTGATTCAAAACAGCATCTGTAAAATCCATCAGGTCATTATAATCTGCCACGCCGATCTTTCCCCTTATATCCGAAAATTCGGAGCCACGTCCACTACTACCTCTCGGATTGGTATAGAACACCGCGTAACCCTGGTTTGCCCAATACTGCATTTCGTGAAAGAAAACTGTTCCGTAAGCCCCTCTCGGCCCTCCATGAATTGTAAATATACCCGGGTACTTTTTCCCTGGCTTATAATCGGCGGGAGGCAATATGTAACCATTCAACTGCTTTCCTTCTTCATTGGTGAAAGTTATCTCAACAGGTTTAATTATTTTATACCCGTCAAATAAAGGCTTGTTGACGGAGGTCAGCGGAGTAACATTTCCTTTCTCATCGATAGCATATATTTCACTGCCGTATTGCTCCAAAAGCCCTATGATAAGAAATCCATCCTTATACGGCAGATATTCCTGTACGGTGATATTGTCAGGGGTAAGAAAACGGACGTTTCCGTCTTTGTAGGCAAGGTGTATCAAGGGAGCATAGTCCACACGGGTGGTTATGAAGCGGATACCGTCTTTGTCAAAAGTAATCTCAGATCTTCCACCGCCCCCTATGTCCGTATTCACACTGTTTCCCAAAGCATATACGGATCCATCGTAAATCTCAGTAAGTTCTTCCGTACGCAAATTCAAACGGTAAATACCTCCATTTTCTATCCTGTCGCGTTCCAAACCGCGGTTGATGGTCAATACGATTTCATCGTTGCCAATGAACTGATAACTGCCGTAAGAGGCATTATCGAACAATGCCCATTCTTTTTTCTTCAGCGTATTCACATCCAATGTAACCAAACTGTTACCTTGCGGCGCCTTACCATAATAAGCGGCCCGGGTAGTATATACCAGTGTTTTTTTATCGGGACTTAATTCCGGGGAAGAGGCCGATTCCAGGGTGT
This window of the Proteiniphilum saccharofermentans genome carries:
- a CDS encoding cation:dicarboxylate symporter family transporter gives rise to the protein MTKIFSNTSVRLFLAVIAGLVIGRFATEGVIAVILPIKHILGQIIFFLIPLIVFGFITPAITRLKSNASKLLTLSLILAYLSCVGSSVLAALVGYNTIPLIDITPDDEVSKVLPQMIFRLDIPPLMPVLSALVLAFLVGIGILLTKSRKIENALYEFQDIVFVMVKRVLIPLLPFFIAANFSVFAYEGDLVSRLPVFLLIILITILCHAAWLTFLYVSAGIYSGKNPWQVLRYYGPVVLTALGSQSSAASLGVAIEETRKSPVLKPEVRDFSIPLLGNIHFPGSVLDIVFLALAVSYLLNGTMPDIEKMVLFIPLLAIFGVAAPGLPGGTLFASLGLIQAVLGIGEEGIALMITIFALLDSFGTTHNITSDGALSLILTKYSDKKERAKSVGIEPGVI
- a CDS encoding M20 metallopeptidase family protein, whose translation is MIIIVAFIFSSRFSISAQETVKKEAVLEKVSQIDSYVRQIRGYLHERPELSAQEFETSRFLQEEVEKLGLTVTKVEGTGFYAVLDTRRPGRTIGLRTDIDGLPIEENPFNLKQRKQWISKNEGVSHACGHDGHMAILLGSIKILNDLKDQLTGKIVFIFEEGEETNSGIHAMIEALRPLQIDAIYGNHLNSKLNTGELFIQEGPIMAGTGTIAFDVIGRGGHAARPDLSINPIFAAANILNGVSIAWNNQRDITKTLTLGVTQIQGGETYNVIPNSVYIGGTIRFFDKEEGEKGFELLRKVAGDIARAHNCTVTFHDKMGVALNPVVNDPVLTVFTRNAIKDIYSDKVISGDQHIWYAAETFARYSELAPAVFLFVGIKNDELGSGAEHHNDRFDLDEDALQYGVGAMVQFAVQYLHSYTE
- a CDS encoding amidohydrolase gives rise to the protein MKKVVFLILCVSVVFSNIYAQGEREKNPLNNVSIEYLNNSFNTYDKLQKTIWANPELGFLEYKSSGFLQGHLKEKGFDVETGVAGMPTAFVATYGTGSPVIGILAEFDALPGLSQDTVPYLKPLVEGGNGHGCGHNVFGVGSVAGAVAVKEWLVSNGHAGTIKVFGTPAEEGGGGKVYMVRDGLFDGVDVVLDWHPGTNNGVSVGSGTAIQMVDYTFHGVAAHAAGSPEKGRSALDGVEVMNYMVNLLREHIPITSRIHYVITYGGEAPNVVPHYAKVSYYIRSPKREILKELTEWVGQAAEGAAKGTQTTVTSEIISGFYERLHNVSLAELVQKNLELVGGIAYNEREREFAEAIVKGLNRDISTLKEVEEIKPLEEEKPSLGGGSSDVGDVSWVVPTISFRTAVFIPGSAGHSWQNVASGGSTIGTKALLNAAKVFSLTAIDLYTNPKLIEAAKAEFEERRGKDFTYVSLLGDRAPALDYRVKK
- a CDS encoding C39 family peptidase; this translates as MKRNDMQINIIITALCIVFAVGSCTGSTVNEKTVSFQNEEYILSDYTDVHKISHDSVLPLDGAAKSERRLDIKNSPYFMSYDFYNMESEGTLVLLKNFKTIQQATEVTCGPACVLMVLEHFGKKGNYNEKILKELRGTAQDTTYLRHLLSIFDAVGGFRYASTFDYKKKEDTPKNLFPDYLKRNIPVIVGTNEWEGHWQVVIGYDTMGTETKEDDILILADPYDITDHNQDGYVIRSFCRFYYDNWKTRYDPDFDWGLFIAAWPE
- a CDS encoding alpha/beta hydrolase family protein, which codes for MLKRYIKSLSLALTLSLFAVYAGNDKSGEKKAVDIDFFTKVKSISNLKEKNGEIFFIVSQPDKENNRNSVSDLYQLIEGKPVRLARNVSDYFFYDDGIIFRDVREDKDREKIRNGEPLTVFQKLSKGYQEAEEWLRLPFRVGQVKWIDDDRFFYTSSYDRHFEFLLKESNGDHQEALKKQRKAKEAYRIFDELPFWADGRGDVSGLRNHLSYYDKGEITLLSDTLESASSPELSPDKKTLVYTTRAAYYGKAPQGNSLVTLDVNTLKKKEWALFDNASYGSYQFIGNDEIVLTINRGLERDRIENGGIYRLNLRTEELTEIYDGSVYALGNSVNTDIGGGGRSEITFDKDGIRFITTRVDYAPLIHLAYKDGNVRFLTPDNITVQEYLPYKDGFLIIGLLEQYGSEIYAIDEKGNVTPLTSVNKPLFDGYKIIKPVEITFTNEEGKQLNGYILPPADYKPGKKYPGIFTIHGGPRGAYGTVFFHEMQYWANQGYAVFYTNPRGSSGRGSEFSDIRGKIGVADYNDLMDFTDAVLNQFDYIDVERLGITGGSYGGLLTNWIIGQTDRFKAAASLRGISSWLTHSNTSDIGHTYLYNYWGTDIWKNGQLLWYRSPLKYADRIKTPALFLHSEEDYRCWLVEAVQIYYALQYFEVPTRLVIFKDESHGLSRSGKPSGRIKRLEEITGWFDRYLKQ